In the genome of Roseofilum casamattae BLCC-M143, the window CGGGCATAGTTTAATTTCTCAATCCTTATTTGGGTTCGGTAACATCTGCTTATTTTTTGCATTAACACCAAATTCGACCGCGACGAAATGGCTTTTCATCTTTGTCCCGCTGGTGGTCTTTAAACATGGTTTTCCAGCGACCGTAGTCTTCTAATCCAGTGGCCAGAATATAGGATTGTTCCGGTTCGTTGGATGAGGTTTTGCTGGCAGTTTCTTGCTCTGTGGTTTTCGCTGCTTTCGCGTTTGCTTTTTTGCGATTTCCTTTGGCTTCTGCCATGGTTCAATTGCTCCTTAATAATGAGAGAATGCGAGATTTGAGGTTAGCTAACGTCCCCATGAGGACATTTTCAGAGTGCTGTAAGCAGGATATTGAAATTGTGCTGGGTCGTTGTAATTTGCGCCGTGCATTAAGTCCATGCGAATGTGGAGCAAATCGTCACCCCGTCCGTGAATGACATCGACACATTCATGGAGTTTGATGAAGTGGGGGCGTTTGATAGGTGGGGATTGTTTGGGAAGTTTCATGGTGTCGTTAGGATAGTAGCGATCTAATGATAGAAAGGATATGGCCAGAAAGCCTCAACCCGATGCCACTGGGGTAGTAAGCTGTTGGCTGGGGTTCCCTCTTCCTCGGCTCAAAGTTCTACCAATCCTCAAAGAAGGAAGTCTCGTTTATCTTCTCCCCTGCCGTGCCAGGTAACGGATGACCCTGAACTGACAAGGGTTGTGCGTCAATTCATTAAGGCGAATTGTGCGCCGTGGTCGGTAGAAAAAGAGTTTTGACCTTTTTTGAGGTGAGTGGTCTGATGGAGGTGCTTATTCGGCGTCGTCGCCGGCAAAAGGATTAAAATAATAAAGATCGCCCTCTATGCTGGGCCGCTCTGTATAAAGGGCGCCAATCGCATTCCCATCACGAGAAACGGTTGCCACATTTTCACGCTTCACCGGAGCCACAATAGCGGGTTTCAAATCTTTGGTGATTTTTTTCATCGTCTTTCCTCTAGATTGAGTCACTTACTGGAATTATCTTCTTTGTCTCCCTCCCCTCTGTCAATGCTCTCTCTGTAACATTTAATTAAGCCCGAATCCGGAAAGAGAAATCTTATTGCGATCGATCCACGGGGTTAATCGAGATCTTCCTGTAGATCGTTATCTTCCGGAAAATAATCCATATCTAAAACCTGCTCTTGCGTAAAAGGACAATCAATCGGAAAAGTTTGTTTCGGCAAATTAGTTTCATTAACCGCAGCGCGCACTGCTTTTGGATAGCATTCTGAGAAAATCTCGGCAAAATAAGGGTTTAAGCTCGGACTATCCTTTAACAGAAGCTCTAATTGCTCTCGTTGCTCGTCAATCGTATTAATCCAGCTATTTGTCCGTTTTTCCGATTGATATTTCCACTTCAGCAAATGCATCAATAAAACCTTTAAGCGACTGAACATCTCCCGTCTATTGTTCCGTCCCATATCGGCAACTTCTTCGATTAGGTTTTCTACATCCAGGCCGTCTAAATCTCCTTTTCTTAAGTACGTTATGGTTTGCTCGACCCACAAATTAAAATCTGTTTCATAAAGCTGAGATAGTTTCGCGCTCATTCTGACTCCTATTCGCTGAGGTCGTGTTAACCTTAAGGCTAACACGGGACAGATGGATACAGCACTTTGCGATCTTTGGATTAAGTCTTTGGACTAAGATTGTGAAGGGAGCGATCGCACGTGCTAATCTGCAACTTAGCATAAGTCAATCTCGATCGCATGTGCTGCTAGCTAGAATACCCAAAATTTTATTCACATCTTTAAGATAATACTCGCTTAAATCGATACTTAATTGTTTATCATCCAGCTTCATAAACTGCCAAATACTCCCTGTCGTTACTGCGCCATAAATCGTTTTTATCGGATTTGCAGAACCTTCATCTCGTTCCTGCATCGCATTAAACATCTGAGCCGCTACCATTTCTGCCGCACATTGACCCAAACCTGCATTAATATTTTCTTTCTTTGCTTCCACAACGATCGCAACCGGAGCTGTAACAATGAGCTGCTCTGGAGATTTAGTAATAATAAAGTCGCAAATGCCATTCAAGCCTCGCGTGTCATCTACGGTAAAATCAACCCCAGAAAACAGATTTATTTTCTCCTTGAGCTGTCGGCGCAAGTCAACTAATATGGGTGAAATAATGAGTTCCGAACGAGCTTTTTCGCTATTGCTCCCCAAGGCGATGGGTTGATTATACGTTAGAATATCGACCAAGAGATCGCTTGCTGTCAATTCTGGAGATTTGGCAAAAATATCTCGTTGCTCGAATGTCGTTAACTCAAAATTTTGTTTGACTTTTGCTAAAGTGAATTCGCGATAACACATAACAACTAGAATTCAAGACTGTGTTAGCTTTTACGCTAACACAAGTCGATGGCTCTATCTAATGCGGAGAAGACCAAGAACGAACTTCACCCAAGGTCACTGGAATTAAATCGCTGACATCAATCGTAAAGCGGAAGACTTTTTTCGCGCGACGGCTATTTTCGGGGTCGAAGAACTTCAGTTGCACGTCCCAACAATCGCTATCCATGCGACAGAAGGGACTCTTACTTACATTAATGCTATCGAGTTCCATGCCAGTTCCCACCGCTTCCGAGAAGGTTTGCGCCGCTTGAAAGGCATTAGTTGCTGCAAAGTTGAGGGCCCTATCTTGAGAGGTTTGTCCCAGGTTGCGTAAATCGTAGTAAATGCGGTTGAGGAAGCTGCTCAGGGTGCGGCGCATTTGTCCTTCGTCGGCTCCACTTTGTTCGGCGCCAACGGCTTCTAGGGCAGCACCGACTAAGGTATTGACGTGCCAACCGTACATTCCGCGAGGGCTTTGCGGTTCGATGACGGGTACGACTTGACCGGAGAAGAGGCGCACCGTGCGGC includes:
- a CDS encoding anacyclamide/piricyclamide family prenylated cyclic peptide gives rise to the protein MKKITKDLKPAIVAPVKRENVATVSRDGNAIGALYTERPSIEGDLYYFNPFAGDDAE
- a CDS encoding DUF29 domain-containing protein: MSAKLSQLYETDFNLWVEQTITYLRKGDLDGLDVENLIEEVADMGRNNRREMFSRLKVLLMHLLKWKYQSEKRTNSWINTIDEQREQLELLLKDSPSLNPYFAEIFSECYPKAVRAAVNETNLPKQTFPIDCPFTQEQVLDMDYFPEDNDLQEDLD
- a CDS encoding cyanobactin biosynthesis PatC/TenC/TruC family protein translates to MAEAKGNRKKANAKAAKTTEQETASKTSSNEPEQSYILATGLEDYGRWKTMFKDHQRDKDEKPFRRGRIWC
- a CDS encoding cyanobactin biosynthesis system PatB/AcyB/McaB family protein, with the translated sequence MKLPKQSPPIKRPHFIKLHECVDVIHGRGDDLLHIRMDLMHGANYNDPAQFQYPAYSTLKMSSWGR